From the Finegoldia magna ATCC 29328 genome, the window TCAACTTACATGAATGATTCAGGGAAAGCTATTTTAGATTGTTTTAATTATTATAATTTATCAGCAGAAAATCTTATTGTCATTTGTGATGACATTGATATTCCTTTCGGAACTATTAGGATAAAAAAGAAGGGCTCCGCTGGAACTCACAATGGTTTAAAATCAATAATTTATCTTATTGAATCTCAAGATTTTGCAAGAATAAAAGTTTCTGTTGGTCAAAATGACAAATATGATTTGAAAGATTTTGTGTTGTCACAATTTAGCAAGAAGGAATTCGAAGTTTTGGAAAAAGAAATTGACATGTCAAGTGATGCTGCTATCAAAATAGTAGAAGAAAATGTCGATTATGCTATGAATAACTTCAACGGGAAAAGCGTGATATGAATTTTTTAACGAAAATTTATGAAGATAACACAGAATTTCAAGGTTATTTGGATTCTTTGTCAGCCAATAACTCGTCGATTTACATTCACGGTGTTATTAAGGAAGCTTTTGCAAGTTTCGTGTATGCGACATCAAAAAACATCAACAAACCTCTTGTAGTAGTCGTAGAAGATAATATGAGAGCGAGAAATCTGACAGAATATCTGAATGATATTGAAGAAAATATCTGTGAATTTTTCCCGAGCAGAGAACTTAACTTTTACAATGCAAAATCACTTGATGATAATGCAGAAGATCAAAGAGTTAATGTGTTATTCAAATTGTTGAACAACGAAAAATTTATTATTGTTACAACATTTGATGCTTTAACGAAGAAAATCACGAAAAAATCAGTAGCAAAAAAATACGCCTTTACAATTAAAGACACTGATTTGATAAATTTAGAAGAACTTCAAGAAAAATTGAGGGCGTTGAAATACGAAAGAGTAGACACTATTGAATCCAAGGGACAATTTGCTATTAGAGGTGGAATTGTAGATATTTTCCCTGTACACAGCAGATTTCCTGTAAGAATTGAATTATTCGATGATGAAATAGATTCGATGAGATTTTTCGAAGTATCAACTCAAAGATCGATTGAAGATTGTAAATTCGTAGATATTATTAGCTGCAGCGAACTTATTATTGAAGATTCAAAGAAAGAATCCATTATCAATTCTATTCAGAAAAATTTGGACAAAAGAGTCGATCATCCGATTTTTGGAGAAAATGTAGATAATGTCAAGGACAAATTTGAAAAGCTGATGGAATATATCAGAAGCGATTTGGAATATGAAATCGACTTGGTATCGTGTTTTTTAACTAAAAAAGATTATGATACTGTGTTTGATTATTTTGCAGATGACACTATCATGATGATAGAAGATTTGTCCAGATGCTATGATATTTACAAGGAAAAGGAAAAGAGATTTTTGGAAGATTTCGTGTATTTGGTTGAAAAAGGAGAAGTTTTATCCAAGCACGAACAATCGCTTATTCCAATTTCCGATATTTTGAAATTTATAAAAGCAAAAACATCGGTAAATATTACAAGTTTGGTCAAAAGAACTAGACTTATCGAATCGAATGCGATGTATCAGCTTAAGACATTGGAGGCGCCAAACTTTAATAAAAATATCGACAGTTTGGTTGAAAATATCAAATCCAACAGTTTGAGAGGATTTAAACAAATCGTATTTGCTGCAAATGTCGAACGCAAAAACATGCTCAAGGATTTGTTCTTAACCAACGGTATTCCAACTCTTGAAGCTGAGGATTACAATGCGAACATTAAATCTTCGCAGGTTTTGATTACTCAGAAAAATTTGCCAAATGGTTTTGAAATAAAAGATCCTAAGTATTTGATAATTACTTACAAGGAAATTTTCGGGAGAGAAAAACAACTAAGAAAACGCAAGAAGAAAAAAAGCACTGGTCAGGACATTGTCAATTATTCTGATTTGAACATCGATGATTATGTGGTTCATGAAAATCACGGGATTGGTCAGTACAAGGGAATCGAAAAAATCGATGTAAATGGAATTCAAAAAGATTACATTGTAATTCAATATAAAGCTAATGATAGGCTGATGATTCCAACCGATCAAATGAATTTAGTCCAAAAATACATCGGGGGAGGCAATGTCAAAAAGCCTTCGTTAAATAAACTAAGTGGAAATGATTGGGCAAAGGCGAAACAAAAAGCCAAGAAATCAGTCGACGAAATGGCGGATGATTTGGTTGAATTGTATTCCAAAAGAGCCAAATTAAAAGGGTATCAGTTCTCACAAGATACCGAATGGCAAAGAGAATTTGAAGATTCTTTCCCTTATGAAGAAACAGATTCACAAGTACGATCCATTGAAGAAATCAAAGCCGATATGGAATCGGATAGGCCAATGGACAGGTTATTGTGTGGGGATGTTGGCTATGGGAAAACAGAAGTTGCTATCAGAGCTTGTTTTAAAGCGATAATGGATGGGAAACAAGTTGCGTTTTTAGTTCCGACGACGATTCTTGCGCAGCAGCATTTCAATACAATCAAAGAACGATTCAGAGATTATCCGATAAGAGTTGAAATGATGAGTAGATTCGTTTCTCCTGCACGTCAAAAACAAATAATGAAAGATGTGCAAAGAGGTCTTGTAGATTTATTGGTTGGAACTCATAGGATTTTGTCGAAAAATTTGAAGTTCAAAGATTTGGGATTATTAGTAATCGACGAAGAGCAAAGATTTGGTGTGAGACACAAAGAAAAATTAAAATCTATGAGAGAAAACGTAGATGTGCTAACACTTTCAGCGACTCCAATTCCTAGAACTTTACAAATGGGATTGACTGGAATAAGAGATATGAGTTTATTAGAAGAACCGCCAGAAGACAGAACTCCTATATCAACTTATGTTACAGAGTACAATCCAAGCTTGATAAGAGATGCAATAATCAGAGAACTTGACCGCGGCGGACAGATTTATTTTGTGTATAATAGAATAGAAGATATCGATCAGATGGAATTCAAATTAAAAGAATTAGTTCCGGAATTAAACATAGCGATAGCACATGGTAGAATGAACGAAAAAGAGCTAGAAAATGTAATGCTCGACTTTCAAGATGGAATTTACGATTTGCTATTGTGCACAACTATTATAGAAACAGGTCTTGATATACAAAATGTCAACACAATGATAATTTATAATGCAGATAAGATGGGTTTGTCGCAATTGTATCAATTAAAGGGACGTATTGGTCGATCTGATAGAACTTCGTTTGCTTATTTCACATACGAAGGACAAAAATCATTAACTGAAATTTCCGAAAAAAGACTTATGGCTATAAAAGATTTTACGGAATTTGGTTCTGGGTTTAAAATAGCAATGAGAGATTTGGAACTTAGAGGAGCTGGAAATCTTTTGGGAGAAAGCCAACACGGTCACATCGCAAAAATCGGTTATGATTTGTATGTGAAGCTTTTGGAACAAGCTGTCAGAGAAGCTAAGGGTGAGACTATTTCTGAAAATAAAAATACTGTTATTATAGAAATCAAAGTCAACGGATACATTCCAGAAGATTATATTTCTGAGAATGAAACAAAGATTGATATCTACAAAAAAATCGCATCTATTCAAGATGAAGATGATTATTCTGAAATAATTGATGAATTAATCGACAGGTTTGGAGATGTTCCTAAGCCTATCGTTAATATAATGGATGTATCTATAATAAAAGCGTTTTGTGCGAGATTATCCATTGAAAGTATAAAAGAAATAAAGGGAGAACTTTTCTTGCAATTTTCTTCTCCTGACAAAATTTCATTAGAAAAATTAAAATACTTGACAGAAAATTACAAAAAAGAAATGAGATTTGATTTGTCAGAAAAACCAAAAATTATTTTGGGATTTGAAGACAAAAATTTGAGAGATCCTATCGAAGTATTATCGATACTTTTGAAGGATAATGAGAAATAATTGGAGGAAAAATGAAGAAATTTTTAGCAATTGTATTAGCTATGATGATGGTAATGGTAACAGCATGTTCTAACAAACCTAATGGAGCAGTAGCTAAGATTGGAAAAGAATACATCTATCAAAAAGATGTAGACAAAGTTATGGAAGATTACAAACAATATTATGGACAAGATATTTTCAATCCTAACACTGAACAAGGCAAGGAAGCTTTGAAGCAAATCAAACCTAAAATCATTGATATGCTAATTAACGAAAAAATCGCAAACAAATTGATGAAAGATAAAAAAATCGAAGTGTCTGACAAGGAAGTTCAAGCAGAGGTTGATAAGCTTCAAAAACAATTAGGTGGAGCAGACAAATTCAAAGAACAACTTAAGAAAGAAAACATGACAGAACAAGCTTTGAAAGAACAAATTGAAAAGCAATTGAAGAACAAGAAACTTTCTCAACAATTTGAAAAAGACTTCAAACCATCTGACAAAGAAATCAAAGACGAATTTGACAAAAACATAGACACTTATACTCAATATAACGCAGATCACATTCTTTTCTCAGGAAAGGATGCTAAGGGTAAAAATTTAGATGCTTCCAAGCTTAAAGCAAAATCAGAATTAGCTGACAAGACTTACGAAGAAGTAAAGAACGGCAAGAACTTCAATGAAGTTGCAAAAGCAAAATCAGAAGATCCATCAGCTAAGCAAAATTCTGGTAAATTAGGTGATTTCTTATCATCTACTATGGTAAAAGAATTTTCTGATGCATTAAAGAAAATGAAACCAGGTGAAGTTTCCAAACCAGTTAAAACAGAATTTGGATATCACATCATTAAACTTAACAGTAAAGTTACTGAATTAGATAAGATGACTGATGCAAATAAACAAAACATTAAGACAGCAATTTCTAACAAAATTATCCAAGAAAAAGTTCAAAAAGAATTTGAAAAACAAAAAAAGGATTTGGGAGTAAAAATTTACTAATTTTTAATAAAAAAGGCTATTTTTTCAGTCAAAACACTTGAAATAAAAAAAATATTACTGTATACTGTATTTAAAATAGGTTTTAACTATTTTGAAAATTTAAGGAGGAAAAGATGAATAAATCTGAATTATTATCAAGCATAGCTAAAAAAAGTGAGCTATCAAAAGTAGAAAGCGAAAGAGCTTTAAACGCATTCATTAAAACTGTTGAAGAAACATTAGCAAAAGGTGAAAAAGTACAATTAGTAGGATTTGGTACATTTGAATCAAGAGAAAGAAAAGCTCGTGAAGGAAGAAACCCAAGAAATCCTGAAGAAAAAATTCAAATTCCTGCATCAAATGCGCCTGTATTTAAAGCTGGTAAATCTTTAAAAGAAGCAGTTAACCAAAAAAAGAGTAAATAGTTTATAAATCAGGCCAATCGGCCTGATTTTTTATTTATTAAATTTTTAATTATCAAAGAAAGATTGATTATGATTTACGATTTTTATATTAACAAAGATATTAAGGATAGATTTAGAATTTTATCGGATGATAAGTTGATTTATTCTGGATATAAAGAAGGAAACAGCACTTCGTTTTTCGATGCATTTATTGGTTCCAGTTTTGATAAGGGATCGAATTTTGTGTTTTACGATGAAAATGAAGATGTTGTGATGAAGGTTGAGCGTATTTTTTATGAAAACAACAAAAAATACGTAATTAATTCCAAAAATTTAAACTTTACATTAGAATCTGACATGTCTAACACTATTAAATACGACAACGACAAGATGATTGATATTTCTGATTTTAAAAATATTAATGTGCTAGATTTTGGAAACATAGAATTAAACAAGAAAGGTTTCAGCATTTATGAAAAATTTACTTTGGACGAAAAGAATCATGACTACACATTCGTTGTTATTGCTGTAGCTTTGTTTATATGGGATGTATATATTAAAGAAAGATTAGGATTTATAAAATAATGAGTAAAACGGATTTTTTTGTAAAAAATTTTGGTAATAGAAATGAAGCCAAGAAGAAAATCATCTCAATTTTGTTAGCTAATTTATTGGCGGCTGTTGCGATTGACTTTTTCTTCAGTCAAAAGAACTTCTTGAGTGGTGGTTCTACTGGTATTGGATTGTTGGTTCAATATATGACAGGAATTCCTACAGGAGTTACGGTGTTTTTGCTTAATATTCCAATTATGATTATTGGATACAAATACTTAACTAGACAATTTGTAAACTATGCAGCTATTTCTACGATTGTGTTATCAGTGTATTTGACATTGTTTCACTATCTTCCAAATCCATTTATATTGAAGGATGATATGCTTGTCGCTGTAGTCGGTGGAGCGATAAATGGTACTTCGATGGGTACGCTTTTCAGGTTTGGTACATGCAGTGGTGGCTTGGATATCATAGCTGCAATTATGAAAAACGAAAAAGATATTTCTATAGGAAATGTACTTATGACTTGTAATGCAGTAATCATCGCGATAGGTAGTGCTTTGTATGGTATTGACAAGGGATTTTACACTATAATCTCTATGTTTGTAGCTTACAGAGTTTTGGATAAAATCGAATTAGGAATTGGGGAAACAAAACAAGTTTTCGTTATAACTTCTAAGAACGAAGAAGTTGCCTCAATTATTATGGAAGATATGAACCGTGGTGTTACTTTCTTGCATGGTGAAGGTGCTTTTTTGAATAACGAACAAGAAGTTATTTTCTGCGTATTAAAAAGAGCACAAGTTGCGTATTTGAAGAAGAAATTGAAAAAGATTGATCCTCGTGCATTTATTACAGTAAATGATGCTTACGAAGTATTGGGTAAAGGATTCGAAAGAGAAGAATATTAAGGAGTGGTATTATCAAAAACTTATTAATAGCACAATCAGGTGGACCAACTTGTGCCATCAATGCAACATTGGCTGGTTGTTACAAGAAAGCAATTGAATTGGGATTTGACAATGTGTACGGAGCTTTATACGGAGTACAAGGATTATTGGATTCCAAAATCATAGACTTGAAGTCGCAAATCAAAACAGATAAAGATTTGAACAGATTAAAAATCACTCCTGCAAGTGCATTGGGTTCTTGCAGATACAAAGTAGATAGCGAAGAGAAACTTGCCAAAATCGTAGAAATTTTGAAATCATTTAATATTAATTATTTTATCTACATTGGTGGCAATGATTCAATGGACACTGTGTATCAATTATCCAAATACATCGAAAAAATTGGAGAAGATATTAATGTAATGGGATCTCCAAAAACAATTGACAATGATTTGTTTGGAACAGATCACACTCCAGGGTTTGGTTCTGCAGCAAAATTTGTGGCGAATTCTGTTTATGAAATAGCAAAGGATGTCGAAATCTACGACTATAGAACGATAACTATTGTAGAAATTATGGGACGATACGCTGGATGGTTAACAGCAGCAGGAGCAATCTCCAAGAAACTTTGCAATCTTGGAGCAGATCTTGTGTATATAAGTGAAGATACATTTGAATTTGATAACCTAGTCAAGGAAATCAATGAAAACTTCAAAAGGACAGATAATATTTTGATTTTAGTAAGTGAAGGTATTAAAGATTCTTCAAATAACTTCATATCCAAAACATCTGGCAAGAAAGACAAGTTCGGCCATGCACAATTGCAAGGACCATCGCACATAATCAGAGATAAATTAAAAGAAATTTACGATATGCCAATTAGAAGTATTGAACTCAACATACTTCAACGATGTGATATGTCATTTGCATCCAAGACTGATATCGAAGAATCATTCGAAGTTGGAGAATTTTCTGTTGAGTGTGTAGAAAATCATTCAGGTAAAATGGTTGGAATCAAAAGAATTTCCAACAAACCTTACAAGACAGAATTTGAACTTGTTGATATAGAAAAAGTTGCCAACAAAACAAAAATGATAGTTCCAAAATACACAGACAGCCATTTCCAAATCGACGACGAATTTATGGACTACATTCTTCCTTTAATCGAAGGAGAAATCGAAGTAGAATACAAAAATGGAATAGCACAATACTTTGCATTCGACAAAGAAGATATTGTGAAATTGTAAAATCAAGAGCAGAGTTCGTAATAATTCTGCTCTTTTTTAAAAATTTGTAAAAAACACTTTACAAAACAATATTATTGTGCTATCATAGAAAGGTAGTCGTGGTTCATTAGCTCAGATGGTAGAGCACCTGACTTTTAATCAGGGTGTCCCGGGTTCGAGTCCCGGATGAGCCACCAATAGCCGAGCTTTTGTTGCTCGGTTTTTTTTATT encodes:
- the pth gene encoding aminoacyl-tRNA hydrolase; translation: MYLIAGLGNPGSKYEYTRHNAGFMVIDDLAKKLNIKVNKLKFKSLIGEGFIGDEKVILMKPSTYMNDSGKAILDCFNYYNLSAENLIVICDDIDIPFGTIRIKKKGSAGTHNGLKSIIYLIESQDFARIKVSVGQNDKYDLKDFVLSQFSKKEFEVLEKEIDMSSDAAIKIVEENVDYAMNNFNGKSVI
- the mfd gene encoding transcription-repair coupling factor, which produces MNFLTKIYEDNTEFQGYLDSLSANNSSIYIHGVIKEAFASFVYATSKNINKPLVVVVEDNMRARNLTEYLNDIEENICEFFPSRELNFYNAKSLDDNAEDQRVNVLFKLLNNEKFIIVTTFDALTKKITKKSVAKKYAFTIKDTDLINLEELQEKLRALKYERVDTIESKGQFAIRGGIVDIFPVHSRFPVRIELFDDEIDSMRFFEVSTQRSIEDCKFVDIISCSELIIEDSKKESIINSIQKNLDKRVDHPIFGENVDNVKDKFEKLMEYIRSDLEYEIDLVSCFLTKKDYDTVFDYFADDTIMMIEDLSRCYDIYKEKEKRFLEDFVYLVEKGEVLSKHEQSLIPISDILKFIKAKTSVNITSLVKRTRLIESNAMYQLKTLEAPNFNKNIDSLVENIKSNSLRGFKQIVFAANVERKNMLKDLFLTNGIPTLEAEDYNANIKSSQVLITQKNLPNGFEIKDPKYLIITYKEIFGREKQLRKRKKKKSTGQDIVNYSDLNIDDYVVHENHGIGQYKGIEKIDVNGIQKDYIVIQYKANDRLMIPTDQMNLVQKYIGGGNVKKPSLNKLSGNDWAKAKQKAKKSVDEMADDLVELYSKRAKLKGYQFSQDTEWQREFEDSFPYEETDSQVRSIEEIKADMESDRPMDRLLCGDVGYGKTEVAIRACFKAIMDGKQVAFLVPTTILAQQHFNTIKERFRDYPIRVEMMSRFVSPARQKQIMKDVQRGLVDLLVGTHRILSKNLKFKDLGLLVIDEEQRFGVRHKEKLKSMRENVDVLTLSATPIPRTLQMGLTGIRDMSLLEEPPEDRTPISTYVTEYNPSLIRDAIIRELDRGGQIYFVYNRIEDIDQMEFKLKELVPELNIAIAHGRMNEKELENVMLDFQDGIYDLLLCTTIIETGLDIQNVNTMIIYNADKMGLSQLYQLKGRIGRSDRTSFAYFTYEGQKSLTEISEKRLMAIKDFTEFGSGFKIAMRDLELRGAGNLLGESQHGHIAKIGYDLYVKLLEQAVREAKGETISENKNTVIIEIKVNGYIPEDYISENETKIDIYKKIASIQDEDDYSEIIDELIDRFGDVPKPIVNIMDVSIIKAFCARLSIESIKEIKGELFLQFSSPDKISLEKLKYLTENYKKEMRFDLSEKPKIILGFEDKNLRDPIEVLSILLKDNEK
- a CDS encoding peptidylprolyl isomerase; the encoded protein is MKKFLAIVLAMMMVMVTACSNKPNGAVAKIGKEYIYQKDVDKVMEDYKQYYGQDIFNPNTEQGKEALKQIKPKIIDMLINEKIANKLMKDKKIEVSDKEVQAEVDKLQKQLGGADKFKEQLKKENMTEQALKEQIEKQLKNKKLSQQFEKDFKPSDKEIKDEFDKNIDTYTQYNADHILFSGKDAKGKNLDASKLKAKSELADKTYEEVKNGKNFNEVAKAKSEDPSAKQNSGKLGDFLSSTMVKEFSDALKKMKPGEVSKPVKTEFGYHIIKLNSKVTELDKMTDANKQNIKTAISNKIIQEKVQKEFEKQKKDLGVKIY
- a CDS encoding HU family DNA-binding protein, which translates into the protein MNKSELLSSIAKKSELSKVESERALNAFIKTVEETLAKGEKVQLVGFGTFESRERKAREGRNPRNPEEKIQIPASNAPVFKAGKSLKEAVNQKKSK
- a CDS encoding YitT family protein: MSKTDFFVKNFGNRNEAKKKIISILLANLLAAVAIDFFFSQKNFLSGGSTGIGLLVQYMTGIPTGVTVFLLNIPIMIIGYKYLTRQFVNYAAISTIVLSVYLTLFHYLPNPFILKDDMLVAVVGGAINGTSMGTLFRFGTCSGGLDIIAAIMKNEKDISIGNVLMTCNAVIIAIGSALYGIDKGFYTIISMFVAYRVLDKIELGIGETKQVFVITSKNEEVASIIMEDMNRGVTFLHGEGAFLNNEQEVIFCVLKRAQVAYLKKKLKKIDPRAFITVNDAYEVLGKGFEREEY
- a CDS encoding diphosphate--fructose-6-phosphate 1-phosphotransferase is translated as MAQSGGPTCAINATLAGCYKKAIELGFDNVYGALYGVQGLLDSKIIDLKSQIKTDKDLNRLKITPASALGSCRYKVDSEEKLAKIVEILKSFNINYFIYIGGNDSMDTVYQLSKYIEKIGEDINVMGSPKTIDNDLFGTDHTPGFGSAAKFVANSVYEIAKDVEIYDYRTITIVEIMGRYAGWLTAAGAISKKLCNLGADLVYISEDTFEFDNLVKEINENFKRTDNILILVSEGIKDSSNNFISKTSGKKDKFGHAQLQGPSHIIRDKLKEIYDMPIRSIELNILQRCDMSFASKTDIEESFEVGEFSVECVENHSGKMVGIKRISNKPYKTEFELVDIEKVANKTKMIVPKYTDSHFQIDDEFMDYILPLIEGEIEVEYKNGIAQYFAFDKEDIVKL